In the Podospora pseudocomata strain CBS 415.72m chromosome 5, whole genome shotgun sequence genome, one interval contains:
- a CDS encoding hypothetical protein (EggNog:ENOG503P2XE; COG:S) codes for MTVYDLAYAAAKLQATNEQDYVNGMLGVTGLAINPDCTHDKPQYGPWTERTLNFCELKFLFMAGIGFFDYPAGCPTWFPTFPA; via the exons ATGACAGTCTATGACCTTGCCTACGCCGCTGCCAAGCTCCAGGCCACAAATGAGCAAGACTATGTCAACGGCATGCTTGGTGTAACCGGCCTGGCTATCAACCCTGATTGCACGCATGACAAGCCACAGTATGGCCCATGGACGGAGCGG ACCCTTAATTTCTGTGAACTCAAGTTTCTCTTTATGGCAGGTATTGGCTTCTTTGACTACCCAGCTGGCTGTCCAACATGGTTCCCCACTTTTCCGGCATAG